From Methanomassiliicoccus luminyensis B10:
GGTAAAGAATACATCAACGGAAAGGAGAACAAAATTGGTAAAGCCATCAGCGGGTTTGCTAACTCGGATGGCGGCCTCTTGATAATCGGTCTGAGCGAATCAAAGGATGATGATCCTCCAAAACCGGGCGTATTAGAGCCCATGACCATTACAAAAGAGGATTGCCAGAATATCCTATTCAATTACGCAAAACCCTGGCCTGAAAAAACGATTATCCATCCAGTAGACCTCGCTCAGAGTGGTCGGATATTTCTTGTTGATGTCCCAGGCGATGTCTATCCGCCAGTCCAAGAAGCTAGGGGCGGTGCATATTACACTCGAATTAATTTCCAGAATGTTCCGATGCCGCATCACCTCGTGGAAAGAGCATTTGGTAAGCGGTTGAAACCAATGTTGGAACCCAGGGCCTACCTTATGGGCGTTAAGTTGCCCCAGGGCGACGATCTAATGATTGAGGCGACGATTCGGTTGGCACTCGGTAACAACGGACCGGTAGCTGCCACTCAACCTGCAATTATAATTGCAGTGGGTGATGAAAAGCTCCCTATGGAAGCGTATAACGAAGGCAATGAACTGATGATGAAATATTCTCCAGGAAATAATCTCAATGGTACGTGGCCAACAATGAGTCAGAACATACCAATACCCATT
This genomic window contains:
- a CDS encoding ATP-binding protein, with the protein product MGLAIPSFDEWGGRMSGDFIKRFMGVKDWKDVKEGELQNFIKSGLQENMNLEFKGKEYINGKENKIGKAISGFANSDGGLLIIGLSESKDDDPPKPGVLEPMTITKEDCQNILFNYAKPWPEKTIIHPVDLAQSGRIFLVDVPGDVYPPVQEARGGAYYTRINFQNVPMPHHLVERAFGKRLKPMLEPRAYLMGVKLPQGDDLMIEATIRLALGNNGPVAATQPAIIIAVGDEKLPMEAYNEGNELMMKYSPGNNLNGTWPTMSQNIPIPIYAGMFKNAGTIRFRIVAPNCLDISVACIEAPVETYTLELSEELLMGYIYEEKKTAMGRLVNGNLPFPPKRIPLKLNETQDVREYR